From Pseudarthrobacter equi, a single genomic window includes:
- a CDS encoding proline dehydrogenase family protein: MTHVAMEPAVTHAATPQTVDVDVPQAKALATEAVALVRRWLTEAARVPVDASAEQLAGVLKDPNGLDFTVGFVDGVVRPEDLNVAARNLAALAPKVPAFLPWYMRSAVALGGTMAPAVPQVVIPAARKVLREMVGHLIVDATDAKLGPAIAKIKKDGIKLNVNLLGEAVLGEHEASRRLEGTHTLLARPDVDYVSIKVSSTVAPHSAWAFDEAVEHVVEKLTPLFQRAASFAAPGSSTGGKAKFINLDMEEYKDLDMTIAVFTRILDKPEFKDLEAGIVLQAYLPDALSAMIRLQDWAAERRANGGAGIKVRVVKGANLPMEQVEASLHDWPVATWGSKQDSDTSYKSVINYALHPERIRNIRIGVAGHNLFDIAFAWLLAKQRGVEAGIEFEMLLGMAQGQAEAVKKDVGSLLLYTPVVHPAEFDVAIAYLIRRLEEGASQDNFMSAVFELDKNETLFEREKQRFLSSLEALDNGVPRPNRRQDRSLPAAAVPRAGQAQHSFDNTPDTDPSLPANRTWGRAILDRVPGSTLGNASVKAAFINDEAALNTAIETAVDKGKAWGALSGAERAEILHRAGDALEARRADLLEVMASETGKTIDQGDPEVSEAVDFAHYYAESARKLDAVDGATFVPAKLTVVTPPWNFPVAIPAGSTLAALAAGSAVVIKPAKQAARSGAVMVEALWEAGVPKDVLTMVQLGERELGTQLISHPAVDRVILTGGYETAELFRSFRKDLPLLAETSGKNAIIVTPSADLDLAAKDVAYSAFGHAGQKCSAASLVILVGSVAKSKRFHNQLIDAVTSLKVGYPQDPTSQMGPIIEPANGKLLNALTTLGEGENWAVEPKKLDGTGRLWSPGVRYGVKRGSYFHLTEFFGPVLGVMTAGTLEEAIAIQNQIEYGLTAGLHSLNSEELGIWLDSIQAGNLYVNRGITGAIVQRQPFGGWKKSAVGAGTKAGGPNYLAGLGDWTPAEASGKADVTHPGVRRIINAAGAALEPAHLESVQRALASDAEAWASEFGTAKDVSGLSAERNIFRYRNLPVTIRLSEGEPLAHLVRTVAAGVLAGSALTVSTAVELPAQLRAVFLGLDVDLTVESDAGWLASAGRLASAGKLSGARIRLLGGDASALAEATGGRPDVAVYSHAVTEAGRVELLPFLHEQAVSITAHRFGTPNHLSDSLV, translated from the coding sequence ATGACCCACGTTGCAATGGAACCGGCAGTCACCCACGCGGCCACCCCGCAGACGGTCGACGTCGACGTCCCCCAGGCCAAGGCCCTCGCCACTGAGGCGGTCGCCTTGGTCCGGCGCTGGCTCACCGAGGCCGCGAGGGTTCCGGTGGATGCCTCCGCCGAACAGCTGGCCGGAGTCCTGAAGGACCCCAACGGCCTGGACTTCACGGTGGGCTTCGTGGACGGCGTGGTCCGCCCCGAGGACCTCAACGTGGCCGCCCGCAACCTGGCTGCGCTGGCGCCCAAGGTGCCGGCCTTCCTGCCCTGGTACATGCGCAGCGCCGTGGCGCTTGGCGGGACCATGGCCCCGGCAGTGCCGCAGGTGGTCATCCCCGCAGCCCGCAAGGTGCTCCGCGAAATGGTGGGCCACCTGATCGTTGACGCCACCGACGCCAAACTGGGCCCAGCCATCGCCAAGATCAAAAAGGACGGCATCAAGCTCAACGTCAACCTCCTTGGCGAGGCAGTCCTCGGCGAGCACGAGGCCTCCCGCCGGCTTGAAGGAACGCACACGCTGCTGGCGCGTCCCGACGTCGACTACGTCTCCATCAAAGTTTCCTCCACCGTGGCCCCGCACTCCGCCTGGGCCTTCGACGAAGCCGTGGAACACGTCGTCGAAAAGCTCACCCCGCTCTTCCAGCGCGCGGCCTCCTTCGCCGCCCCCGGCAGCAGCACCGGCGGCAAGGCCAAGTTCATCAACCTGGACATGGAGGAGTACAAGGACCTGGATATGACCATCGCGGTCTTCACCCGGATCCTGGACAAGCCCGAGTTCAAGGACCTCGAGGCCGGCATCGTGCTCCAGGCCTACCTCCCGGACGCGCTGTCCGCCATGATCAGGCTGCAGGACTGGGCCGCCGAGCGCCGCGCCAACGGCGGCGCCGGCATCAAGGTCCGCGTGGTCAAGGGCGCCAACCTGCCGATGGAGCAGGTGGAAGCCTCGCTGCACGACTGGCCCGTGGCCACCTGGGGTTCCAAGCAGGACTCTGACACCAGCTACAAGAGCGTCATCAACTACGCGCTTCACCCGGAGCGGATCAGAAACATCCGCATCGGCGTGGCCGGGCACAACCTGTTCGACATCGCGTTTGCCTGGCTCCTGGCCAAGCAGCGCGGGGTAGAAGCGGGCATCGAGTTCGAGATGCTGCTGGGCATGGCCCAGGGCCAGGCCGAAGCCGTGAAGAAGGACGTCGGCTCCCTGCTTCTCTACACTCCCGTGGTGCACCCAGCGGAGTTCGATGTCGCCATCGCCTACCTGATCCGCCGCCTCGAAGAGGGCGCCAGCCAGGACAACTTCATGTCCGCCGTGTTCGAGCTGGACAAGAACGAAACCCTGTTCGAACGCGAAAAGCAGCGTTTCCTGTCCTCTCTGGAAGCCCTGGACAACGGCGTGCCGCGCCCCAACCGCCGGCAGGACCGCAGCCTTCCCGCCGCAGCCGTGCCTCGCGCCGGTCAGGCACAACACAGTTTCGACAACACCCCCGACACGGACCCGTCCCTGCCCGCCAACCGCACCTGGGGCCGCGCAATCCTGGACCGCGTTCCGGGCTCCACGCTGGGCAACGCCTCGGTGAAGGCAGCCTTCATCAATGACGAGGCGGCGCTCAACACGGCCATCGAAACCGCCGTGGACAAGGGCAAAGCCTGGGGCGCCCTCTCCGGCGCCGAACGCGCCGAGATCCTGCACCGCGCCGGCGACGCACTGGAAGCCCGCCGTGCAGACCTCCTCGAGGTCATGGCCAGCGAGACCGGCAAGACCATCGACCAGGGCGACCCCGAGGTCAGCGAGGCTGTGGACTTCGCGCACTACTACGCCGAGTCCGCGCGCAAGCTGGACGCGGTCGACGGCGCCACGTTCGTCCCGGCGAAGCTCACCGTTGTCACGCCGCCGTGGAACTTCCCGGTCGCCATTCCGGCAGGGTCCACCCTCGCAGCACTCGCCGCCGGCTCCGCCGTCGTCATCAAGCCTGCCAAGCAGGCTGCACGCAGCGGCGCCGTGATGGTCGAGGCCCTGTGGGAAGCCGGCGTCCCGAAGGACGTCCTCACCATGGTGCAGCTGGGCGAGCGGGAGCTCGGCACGCAGCTCATCTCCCACCCGGCCGTTGACCGCGTCATCCTCACCGGCGGCTACGAAACGGCAGAGCTGTTCCGTTCCTTCCGCAAGGACCTGCCGCTCCTGGCCGAAACCAGCGGCAAGAACGCCATCATCGTCACCCCCAGCGCCGACCTGGACCTGGCAGCCAAGGACGTGGCCTACTCCGCGTTCGGCCACGCCGGCCAGAAGTGCTCAGCCGCGTCCCTGGTGATCCTGGTGGGATCCGTTGCAAAGTCCAAGCGGTTCCACAACCAGCTGATCGACGCCGTCACCTCCCTGAAGGTGGGCTACCCGCAGGACCCCACCAGCCAGATGGGCCCCATCATCGAGCCCGCCAACGGCAAGCTCCTCAACGCCCTCACCACCCTCGGCGAGGGCGAAAACTGGGCCGTGGAACCGAAGAAGCTGGACGGGACCGGCAGGCTCTGGAGCCCGGGCGTACGGTACGGGGTCAAGCGCGGTTCCTACTTCCACTTGACCGAATTCTTCGGCCCGGTCCTGGGCGTGATGACTGCCGGGACCCTGGAAGAGGCCATCGCCATCCAGAACCAGATCGAGTACGGACTCACCGCAGGCCTGCACTCGCTTAACTCCGAGGAGCTGGGAATCTGGCTGGACAGCATCCAGGCAGGCAACCTCTACGTCAACCGCGGCATCACCGGCGCCATCGTGCAGCGGCAGCCGTTCGGCGGCTGGAAGAAGTCGGCCGTCGGCGCCGGCACCAAGGCCGGCGGCCCGAACTACCTTGCCGGGCTGGGCGACTGGACCCCCGCCGAGGCATCCGGGAAGGCTGACGTCACGCACCCCGGCGTCCGCCGGATCATCAACGCCGCAGGCGCCGCCCTGGAGCCGGCCCACCTTGAGTCCGTGCAGCGGGCCCTGGCGTCCGACGCCGAGGCCTGGGCCAGCGAGTTCGGCACCGCCAAGGACGTTTCAGGTTTGAGCGCGGAGCGCAACATCTTCCGCTACAGGAACCTTCCGGTCACCATCCGCCTCTCCGAAGGTGAGCCGCTGGCCCACCTCGTGCGGACCGTGGCGGCCGGCGTGCTGGCGGGGTCGGCGCTCACCGTGTCCACCGCCGTCGAACTTCCCGCCCAGCTGCGGGCGGTGTTCCTCGGCCTCGATGTGGACCTGACGGTGGAGTCCGACGCCGGCTGGCTGGCTTCAGCGGGACGGCTCGCCTCGGCGGGCAAGCTCTCCGGCGCCCGTATCCGGCTGCTGGGCGGCGACGCTTCGGCTTTGGCGGAAGCAACCGGCGGCAGGCCCGACGTCGCTGTTTACTCCCACGCCGTGACCGAAGCGGGCCGGGTTGAGCTGCTGCCGTTCCTGCACGAGCAGGCTGTCAGCATCACCGCCCACCGGTTCGGCACGCCGAACCACCTTTCGGATTCGCTGGTCTAG
- a CDS encoding helix-turn-helix domain-containing protein gives MAQRKAVRPAEIAGEGVQWLTADLSSNISAEYARLFASALVAAMDDQGLGLRELGRLAGVSHTTVLSIIEGHTVPDLGTIALLEKALGRELLPSPRLA, from the coding sequence ATGGCGCAGAGGAAGGCTGTCAGACCCGCTGAGATCGCCGGAGAAGGCGTCCAGTGGCTTACTGCTGACCTGTCCAGCAACATCTCCGCTGAGTACGCTCGCCTGTTTGCCAGTGCTCTTGTCGCCGCCATGGATGATCAGGGGCTCGGACTCCGTGAGCTGGGACGACTTGCCGGTGTTTCGCACACCACTGTCCTGAGCATCATCGAGGGGCATACCGTCCCCGACCTCGGTACCATCGCCTTGCTGGAGAAAGCGCTCGGTAGGGAATTGCTCCCCTCGCCTCGACTTGCGTGA
- a CDS encoding DUF2188 domain-containing protein — translation MSNPNNRHVLKRDDGWAVVAPDAKRASAVTDTQKEAISRAKTIVGNAGGGEVSIHGTDGQIRAADTVKPGNDPRNIKG, via the coding sequence GTGAGCAATCCCAATAACCGACACGTATTAAAGAGAGATGACGGCTGGGCTGTTGTTGCCCCGGACGCGAAGCGCGCAAGCGCGGTCACCGACACGCAGAAGGAAGCGATCAGTCGTGCCAAGACCATCGTGGGCAACGCGGGCGGTGGAGAGGTAAGCATCCATGGTACTGACGGCCAGATTCGTGCCGCCGACACTGTGAAGCCGGGTAACGATCCTCGCAATATCAAGGGGTAG
- a CDS encoding tyrosine-type recombinase/integrase — protein sequence MAKTKPEQGVLLIEAVDLVLKHWKDTNALTEASHAKFDDLLHRYAKFAQAHNVPVFADQTEALAAKWIKAKGTSRHGVVSEPATATQNTRRSALRKFYRDAEELRIHGSGLVVRTRVGPRSPGLARPLTEEEARNVWLYAKDAGPRTRRPVMFALLLSGVHSSEAGIITTSDVDIANQRVWAHGDTTRMEARWVKIPDIYFSAIVERVEYLRAWMPPHRTFETFQLTQGTSQQPMGHAQNRAASACVEVFRRAGLGDDPRITPSSVSLYAGSRMLIDGERIEVIAHALGYRSIDSCVAALGYNWRTGEIG from the coding sequence ATGGCGAAAACCAAGCCAGAGCAGGGCGTCCTCCTCATTGAAGCCGTGGACCTAGTGCTCAAGCACTGGAAAGACACGAACGCGCTGACGGAGGCGTCCCACGCCAAGTTCGATGACCTTCTCCACCGCTACGCCAAATTCGCCCAAGCACACAACGTCCCGGTCTTTGCCGATCAGACAGAAGCGCTGGCAGCAAAGTGGATCAAGGCTAAGGGCACGTCCCGGCACGGCGTCGTCTCTGAGCCTGCCACTGCTACCCAGAACACGCGGCGTTCGGCGCTCCGTAAGTTCTACCGTGATGCTGAGGAACTCCGCATACATGGCTCAGGACTTGTAGTCCGAACTCGCGTAGGTCCCCGTTCTCCCGGTCTCGCGCGTCCACTGACGGAAGAAGAAGCGCGAAATGTTTGGCTTTACGCCAAGGATGCTGGTCCTCGCACGCGCCGTCCCGTGATGTTCGCTTTGCTACTGTCTGGCGTCCACTCCTCGGAAGCTGGGATTATCACCACGAGTGACGTGGATATCGCCAATCAGCGCGTCTGGGCGCACGGTGACACTACGCGCATGGAAGCGCGGTGGGTGAAGATTCCCGACATCTACTTCTCAGCCATTGTGGAGCGCGTCGAGTACCTGCGGGCATGGATGCCGCCACACCGCACCTTTGAGACTTTTCAGCTCACGCAGGGTACATCCCAGCAACCGATGGGTCACGCGCAAAACCGGGCAGCATCAGCGTGTGTCGAGGTATTCAGGAGGGCGGGACTCGGGGATGACCCGCGCATCACCCCGTCGTCCGTGTCTCTTTATGCAGGCTCGCGCATGCTCATCGACGGCGAGCGCATCGAGGTCATCGCGCACGCACTCGGCTACAGGTCCATCGATTCTTGCGTCGCCGCTCTTGGCTACAACTGGCGGACGGGGGAGATCGGCTAA
- a CDS encoding type I restriction-modification system subunit M produces the protein MSSNNNYANFIWSIADLLRGSYRPHQYGSIVLPFTILRRLDAVLAETKEDVLAEYEKSKDGGIPLTVLLPRKSKHAFYNTSKYDFQKLTGDAENVRDNLLDYVRGFSDNVRDIFEKYKLEERIEELHEHDLLFLIAQQFAAVDLHPSNVTNTEMGLIFEELIRKFAESSNETAGEHFTPREVIHLMVDILFAPDDNDLDKANIVRSIYDPTAGTGGMLSVADEHIRKMNPDATLTLAGQELNPESYAICKADMVIKGQDIGAIVLGNTLTDDGHIGKTFNYCLSNPPFGVDWKKSLPIVEKEHKEQGYEGRFGPGLPRVSDGSLLFLLHLIKKMRPVRDGGGRAAIVLNGSPLFTGGAGSGESEIRRYILENDLLEALIALPTDMFYNTGISTYVWVLTNRKSEERKGTVQLIDASGEQFFRTMRKSLGSKRKELGEKHIESIVKLYGAYADAESEHSKVLKIADFGYQTITVERPLRINFAVNEDRIAAALASKGLVKLTDNEAVALREALSELNPEYVWTNRDGFTTDIRTALKNGGVSLTAPQIKALVTGLSARDEAGEISTNAKGMPEADPDLRDTENVPLTEDVQEYFEREVIPFAPDAWIDESKTRIGYDIPFTRHFYKYQEPRSLESIDDDLDAVLGRIRARLEAVKA, from the coding sequence TTGTCTAGCAACAACAACTACGCCAACTTCATCTGGAGCATTGCCGATCTGCTGAGGGGTTCATACCGCCCTCACCAGTACGGCTCCATCGTCCTTCCCTTCACGATCCTCCGCCGTTTGGACGCTGTGCTGGCGGAGACCAAGGAAGACGTGCTGGCAGAGTATGAGAAGTCAAAGGACGGCGGTATCCCGCTCACGGTACTTCTTCCCCGGAAGTCAAAGCACGCGTTCTATAACACCTCGAAGTACGACTTCCAGAAACTGACAGGTGACGCCGAGAACGTTCGTGACAACCTGCTCGACTATGTGCGCGGGTTCTCCGACAACGTGCGTGACATCTTCGAGAAATACAAGCTTGAAGAGCGCATCGAGGAACTGCATGAGCACGACCTGCTGTTCCTGATCGCGCAGCAGTTCGCTGCCGTCGATCTTCACCCAAGCAATGTCACCAACACTGAGATGGGTCTGATCTTTGAGGAACTGATCCGCAAGTTCGCGGAGTCGTCCAACGAGACCGCCGGTGAGCACTTCACTCCGCGTGAGGTCATTCACCTAATGGTGGACATCCTCTTCGCCCCGGACGACAACGATCTGGACAAGGCGAACATCGTCCGATCCATCTATGACCCCACCGCAGGTACTGGTGGCATGCTTTCGGTTGCGGATGAGCACATCCGGAAGATGAACCCGGATGCCACGTTGACCCTCGCTGGTCAGGAACTGAACCCAGAGTCCTACGCCATCTGCAAAGCAGACATGGTGATCAAGGGACAGGACATTGGCGCGATTGTCCTTGGAAACACGCTGACGGACGACGGACACATCGGCAAGACCTTCAACTACTGCCTGTCCAACCCTCCCTTCGGCGTCGACTGGAAGAAGTCCCTGCCGATCGTCGAGAAGGAACACAAGGAACAGGGCTACGAGGGTCGCTTCGGTCCCGGACTGCCCCGCGTCTCCGATGGGTCCCTGCTCTTTTTGCTGCATCTCATCAAGAAGATGCGCCCGGTTCGGGACGGCGGCGGACGCGCTGCCATCGTCCTGAACGGTTCACCGTTGTTTACGGGTGGCGCTGGTTCCGGTGAATCGGAGATTCGTCGATACATTCTGGAGAACGATCTGTTGGAGGCGCTCATCGCGCTGCCCACTGACATGTTCTACAACACGGGCATTTCCACGTACGTGTGGGTCCTTACCAACAGGAAGTCTGAGGAACGCAAGGGGACTGTCCAACTCATAGACGCCTCCGGTGAACAATTCTTCCGAACGATGCGTAAGAGCCTTGGCTCCAAGCGAAAGGAACTTGGCGAGAAGCACATCGAGAGCATCGTGAAGCTCTACGGTGCATACGCTGACGCTGAGTCCGAGCACAGCAAAGTTCTCAAGATCGCTGACTTCGGTTACCAAACGATCACTGTTGAGCGTCCCCTTCGAATCAACTTTGCCGTTAACGAGGATCGGATAGCCGCCGCATTGGCGTCCAAGGGATTGGTGAAACTGACTGACAACGAAGCTGTTGCACTGCGTGAGGCGCTGTCGGAACTGAACCCGGAGTATGTGTGGACAAACCGCGATGGCTTCACTACTGACATCAGGACCGCGCTAAAGAACGGAGGAGTAAGCCTCACCGCGCCACAGATCAAAGCACTCGTCACAGGACTTTCTGCTCGTGACGAAGCTGGCGAGATCAGTACCAACGCTAAGGGCATGCCGGAAGCCGATCCGGACCTGCGTGACACTGAGAACGTGCCGCTGACTGAGGACGTTCAGGAATACTTCGAGCGTGAGGTAATCCCGTTTGCCCCGGATGCTTGGATAGATGAGTCGAAGACCAGAATTGGCTACGACATCCCCTTCACTCGTCACTTCTACAAGTATCAGGAACCTCGATCGCTGGAATCTATTGACGATGATCTTGACGCGGTTCTTGGGCGTATCCGTGCCCGTTTGGAAGCGGTAAAGGCATGA
- a CDS encoding LysR family transcriptional regulator — protein sequence MFEPAQLRSFLAVAETLSFTKAADRLGLAQPTISQHIRKLETAAKRVLITRDTRDVRLTDNGDAMAGFARNILSAHDAAARYFSGSAMRGRLRFGTADDLAITGLPRILREFRQIYPQINLELTVGQSDQLYRKLNAGQLDLVFVKWVAGAKDGTVVQHDSFSWVGLEQTSLEPGAPVPLIAYPSPSLSRKLAIDALEAHGRTWRITCTTRQISGVLAAVRAGIGVAVMPSSLVPEDLKIITRRFDLPAVGDVDFTLIRNPLANAEVIDALTQSIVGRIINRQG from the coding sequence GTGTTCGAACCAGCCCAACTCCGCTCGTTCCTGGCTGTTGCCGAGACCCTGAGCTTCACCAAGGCCGCAGACCGGCTGGGGCTGGCCCAGCCCACCATCAGCCAGCACATCCGGAAGCTGGAAACCGCCGCCAAGCGTGTCCTCATCACCAGGGACACGCGGGACGTGCGGCTGACGGACAACGGGGACGCGATGGCGGGTTTCGCCAGGAACATCCTCTCGGCCCACGACGCCGCGGCCCGCTACTTTTCAGGCTCGGCGATGCGGGGCCGGCTGCGTTTCGGCACGGCTGACGATCTGGCCATCACCGGGCTGCCCCGGATCCTGCGCGAGTTCCGGCAGATCTACCCGCAGATCAACCTTGAACTGACTGTGGGCCAAAGCGACCAGCTCTACCGCAAGCTCAACGCCGGCCAACTGGACCTGGTGTTCGTCAAGTGGGTGGCCGGCGCCAAGGACGGCACTGTGGTCCAGCACGATTCCTTCTCCTGGGTGGGCCTGGAACAGACGTCCCTCGAACCGGGCGCGCCGGTGCCCCTGATCGCTTACCCCTCCCCCAGCCTCAGCCGGAAACTTGCCATCGACGCTCTCGAAGCGCACGGCCGGACCTGGCGGATCACCTGCACCACCCGCCAGATCAGCGGCGTCCTGGCCGCCGTCCGGGCCGGAATCGGCGTGGCCGTCATGCCGTCATCTCTGGTACCGGAGGACCTGAAGATCATCACCCGCCGGTTCGATCTGCCGGCGGTGGGCGATGTGGATTTCACCCTGATCCGGAATCCGCTGGCCAACGCGGAAGTCATCGACGCGCTGACGCAGTCCATTGTGGGGCGGATCATCAACCGCCAGGGGTGA
- a CDS encoding amidohydrolase: MTKVLDDVAWVAQDLAGVYEDLHQHPELSGAEVRTAGIVAERLSGLGWEVGTAVGGTGVVGVLRNGDGPTVMLRADMDGLPVLEKSGLGYASTARGTSPDGADVPVMHACGHDVHVTCLLGAATLFSAHLPAWSGTIVAVFQPAEETGAGARDMVADGLFDRFPVPDVVMGQHVAPFPAGALGVHAGPAFAGSDSFAVTLFGRSGHGSRPETTVDPVVMAAATIMRLQGLISREIGGNETAVLTVGQLNAGTKDNIIPEEARLGISIRTADPAVRERMISGMTRIINGEAAASGAPQPPSITAGQHFPVVVNNHDATARVREAFSAKLGGAVDPGPVTGSEDVGTLATAAGAPLVYWLLGGTDPEAYGRAVQDGTVASTIPSNHSPTFAPVIRPTLDAGISALVVAAFAWVGKPEG, encoded by the coding sequence ATGACAAAGGTTTTGGACGACGTTGCCTGGGTGGCACAAGACCTCGCCGGAGTTTACGAGGATCTGCACCAGCATCCCGAGCTGTCCGGAGCCGAAGTCCGGACCGCCGGGATCGTGGCCGAACGGCTCTCCGGGCTGGGCTGGGAAGTGGGCACCGCAGTCGGCGGGACCGGCGTCGTGGGTGTCCTACGGAACGGGGACGGACCCACAGTGATGCTCCGTGCGGACATGGACGGCCTTCCTGTCCTAGAAAAGTCGGGGCTTGGCTACGCCAGCACGGCACGGGGCACCAGTCCCGACGGAGCTGACGTTCCCGTGATGCATGCGTGCGGCCACGACGTCCATGTCACCTGTCTCCTCGGTGCGGCCACGCTGTTCAGCGCCCACCTCCCGGCTTGGTCCGGGACCATCGTGGCGGTGTTCCAGCCGGCCGAGGAAACCGGCGCCGGCGCCCGCGACATGGTGGCGGACGGTCTCTTCGACCGTTTCCCCGTGCCGGACGTTGTCATGGGACAGCACGTGGCCCCGTTCCCCGCCGGTGCACTGGGTGTGCACGCCGGACCGGCCTTCGCCGGGTCCGACAGCTTTGCCGTGACGCTGTTCGGCCGGAGCGGACACGGCTCCCGCCCGGAAACCACCGTGGATCCTGTGGTGATGGCCGCCGCCACCATCATGCGGCTGCAGGGGCTGATATCCCGCGAAATCGGCGGCAACGAGACGGCTGTCCTCACCGTAGGCCAACTCAACGCCGGCACCAAGGACAACATCATTCCCGAAGAGGCCAGGCTGGGCATCAGCATACGCACCGCGGATCCGGCGGTCCGGGAGCGGATGATCAGCGGCATGACCCGCATCATCAACGGCGAGGCCGCAGCTTCCGGGGCTCCCCAACCGCCCTCGATCACTGCCGGGCAGCACTTTCCCGTAGTGGTCAACAACCACGACGCCACCGCCCGCGTACGCGAAGCGTTCTCCGCAAAGCTGGGCGGCGCCGTCGATCCCGGCCCCGTCACCGGCAGCGAGGACGTGGGCACCCTCGCCACAGCCGCAGGAGCACCATTGGTGTACTGGCTGTTGGGCGGCACCGATCCCGAGGCGTACGGCAGGGCGGTCCAGGACGGGACGGTGGCATCCACCATCCCGTCCAACCACTCACCGACTTTTGCCCCAGTCATCCGCCCTACCCTCGACGCCGGGATCTCGGCGCTCGTGGTAGCCGCGTTCGCTTGGGTTGGAAAACCCGAAGGGTAG
- a CDS encoding MFS transporter — MAPPPPSSATVSQPVIDSASSAPALPPTPQAPDVRNRDALTQPVPVVAERLPWKHTFISLSVPNFRIFAVGHFIAVIAIWMQRIAQDWLVLQLSGSVTAVGFTVALQFLPSLLLGPWGGMIADRFAKRKILILCQSMAAVLAALLATLALTGAIAVWHVYVIALVLGLVTVLDQPARQVFVNELVGPTHLRNAISVNSTTFQLGGLIGPALAGLLLTAVGAGWAFAANAVACCSTVAMLLILRKDQLHVSAPTPKSKGMLRAGLRYALSKPTIYWPWLMAGFISVFAMSLPVILAAFADHVFRVGAGGYGLLNALVALGALAGAIASTRRRQLRLRSVVFCAGMYGAMLCLAALAPSLATFGAVMVLSGFWCLMFLTGSNQLVQISSNMGIRGRVMSLYIMVLIGGQALGGPMLGWIAEHADPHVALLVSGGVPALAAVVVGIVLARKGSLYLKVDVRDRRRPIRIVDRTAPA, encoded by the coding sequence GTGGCACCCCCACCGCCGTCGTCGGCAACCGTCAGCCAGCCCGTCATCGATTCCGCGAGTTCAGCACCGGCCCTGCCGCCCACCCCGCAAGCTCCCGACGTCCGGAACCGGGACGCGCTCACCCAGCCCGTGCCCGTCGTCGCGGAACGCCTGCCGTGGAAGCACACGTTTATCTCCCTCAGCGTGCCCAACTTCCGCATCTTCGCGGTGGGCCACTTCATCGCCGTCATCGCCATCTGGATGCAGCGCATCGCCCAGGACTGGCTGGTCCTCCAGCTGTCCGGGTCCGTCACCGCCGTGGGGTTCACGGTGGCGCTGCAGTTCCTGCCGTCGCTGCTGCTGGGCCCGTGGGGCGGCATGATTGCCGACCGCTTCGCCAAGCGGAAGATCCTGATCCTGTGCCAGAGCATGGCTGCGGTCCTGGCTGCCCTGCTCGCCACGCTCGCCCTGACCGGCGCCATTGCGGTGTGGCACGTCTACGTGATCGCCCTGGTCCTGGGACTGGTCACAGTGCTCGACCAGCCCGCGCGCCAGGTATTCGTCAACGAACTGGTGGGTCCCACCCACCTGCGCAACGCCATCAGCGTCAACTCCACCACGTTCCAGCTGGGCGGGCTGATCGGGCCGGCGCTGGCCGGATTGCTCCTCACCGCCGTGGGTGCGGGCTGGGCGTTCGCGGCCAACGCGGTGGCCTGCTGCTCCACCGTGGCGATGCTGCTCATCCTCCGCAAGGACCAGTTGCACGTCAGCGCCCCCACACCCAAGAGCAAGGGCATGCTGCGCGCGGGACTCAGGTATGCGCTGAGCAAGCCCACCATCTACTGGCCTTGGCTGATGGCCGGATTCATCTCGGTCTTCGCCATGAGCCTGCCGGTGATCCTCGCGGCCTTTGCCGACCATGTCTTCCGTGTGGGAGCCGGCGGATATGGCCTCCTGAACGCGCTGGTGGCCCTCGGTGCCCTGGCCGGTGCCATAGCCTCGACCCGGCGCCGCCAACTGCGGCTGCGCTCGGTGGTGTTCTGTGCGGGAATGTATGGGGCCATGCTGTGCCTGGCTGCGCTGGCGCCCTCGCTGGCAACGTTCGGGGCTGTGATGGTGCTTTCCGGGTTCTGGTGCCTGATGTTCCTCACCGGCTCCAACCAGCTGGTGCAGATCAGCTCAAACATGGGGATCCGCGGGCGCGTCATGAGCCTGTACATCATGGTGCTTATTGGCGGCCAGGCACTTGGCGGTCCGATGCTGGGGTGGATCGCCGAACACGCTGACCCGCACGTTGCCCTCCTGGTATCCGGCGGGGTGCCTGCGCTCGCGGCAGTTGTGGTGGGCATTGTCCTGGCACGGAAGGGCTCACTGTACCTGAAGGTGGACGTGCGGGACCGGCGCCGGCCGATCCGGATCGTGGACCGGACGGCGCCTGCCTAG